One part of the Candidatus Marinimicrobia bacterium CG08_land_8_20_14_0_20_45_22 genome encodes these proteins:
- the pta gene encoding phosphate acetyltransferase, whose product MKLIENVREKARQTHKRIVLPESIDERVLIAAATLKSEKIATPILIGNPNSINQMAERIQISLKGIEIVDPVSSNRYREFVDTYYEKRKHKGTTLSDAESIMTNPTFWGAMMVEKNLADGCVSGAITTTGNVLRAALQIIGTKPETPTVSSDILVISPNTEQIWSFADCAVLPDPTAEQLADIAIATAETHRKIVKEEPRVAMLSFSTKGSAKHPLAEKVSIATEIVKKKRSDLLIDGELQLDAAIVPKVCEKKAPGSPIAGNANVLIFPDLGSGNIGYKLTQRIGGCEVIGPIIQGLKKPMNDLSRGCSAEDIVNVSAILCNLA is encoded by the coding sequence ATGAAATTAATCGAAAATGTCCGGGAAAAAGCCAGGCAAACTCATAAAAGAATTGTACTTCCGGAATCAATAGATGAACGCGTTCTTATCGCCGCCGCAACGTTGAAATCCGAAAAAATCGCAACGCCGATTCTAATTGGCAATCCAAATAGCATCAACCAAATGGCTGAGCGGATTCAAATCTCTTTAAAAGGAATTGAGATCGTTGATCCGGTATCATCCAATCGCTACCGCGAATTTGTTGATACGTATTATGAAAAAAGAAAGCATAAAGGAACAACGCTCAGCGATGCGGAAAGTATCATGACTAATCCGACATTTTGGGGCGCAATGATGGTCGAGAAGAATCTTGCAGACGGTTGTGTTTCCGGAGCAATCACAACGACGGGAAATGTCTTGCGCGCGGCGCTTCAGATCATCGGCACAAAACCCGAAACGCCAACGGTTTCCAGTGATATTTTGGTCATTTCGCCGAATACGGAACAAATCTGGAGCTTTGCGGATTGCGCGGTTTTGCCAGACCCGACGGCTGAACAACTTGCCGATATTGCTATTGCTACAGCCGAAACGCATCGGAAAATTGTCAAGGAAGAACCTCGTGTTGCCATGCTTTCATTTTCGACCAAAGGAAGCGCTAAACATCCTCTTGCAGAAAAAGTTTCGATAGCGACGGAAATCGTCAAGAAAAAACGTTCTGATCTGCTGATCGATGGTGAATTGCAACTTGATGCCGCCATTGTTCCGAAAGTGTGCGAGAAGAAAGCGCCGGGAAGCCCAATCGCCGGTAATGCGAATGTATTGATTTTTCCCGATCTGGGTTCGGGAAACATCGGTTACAAACTGACTCAACGGATCGGCGGTTGCGAAGTGATCGGTCCGATCATCCAAGGGTTAAAGAAACCGATGAATGATCTTTCGAGAGGTTGCAGTGCGGAAGATATTGTCAACGTCTCGGCAATTCTTTGTAATCTTGCTTAG
- a CDS encoding pantetheine-phosphate adenylyltransferase: MKIAIYPGTFDPITNGHLDILERASAIFDLVYIAIAVNVDKKPVFTVEERLEMIRKTTEKFDNVRIDHFTGLVVNYASKVHASVIIRGLRAVSDFEFEFQMALTNRQLNEDIDTVFLMPRVDYTYLSSSTVREIAKFGGDVSQFVPEYVKNELYSKLKE; encoded by the coding sequence ATGAAAATAGCCATTTATCCGGGCACATTTGATCCAATCACCAATGGTCATCTGGATATTTTAGAACGTGCATCGGCGATTTTTGATCTTGTTTACATTGCGATTGCCGTGAATGTCGATAAAAAGCCCGTTTTCACGGTTGAGGAACGTCTCGAAATGATCCGAAAAACGACCGAGAAATTTGATAACGTTCGCATCGATCATTTTACGGGGTTAGTGGTAAATTACGCCAGTAAAGTTCACGCTTCGGTAATTATTCGTGGACTCCGAGCTGTTTCAGATTTCGAATTTGAATTCCAGATGGCGTTGACGAATCGTCAGTTAAATGAGGATATTGATACGGTTTTTTTGATGCCACGCGTCGATTACACTTATCTAAGTTCCAGCACGGTGCGGGAAATTGCCAAATTCGGAGGCGATGTCAGCCAGTTTGTTCCGGAGTATGTTAAAAACGAATTGTATAGTAAACTGAAAGAGTAA
- the rsmD gene encoding 16S rRNA (guanine(966)-N(2))-methyltransferase RsmD, translating into MIRIIAGFFKSRHLKTGKDRTIRPTQDRVKETMFSILGDIEGQRVVDLFAGTGNLGFEAISRGAVHCTFVEINRQSIEIIQSNAAELSVLEQIDILDMDAIRFLKSSEGADIYFADPPYRFPKLEQLFDSFLQLPEGTTVVLEAEKELAIPSSIQSKLTSRRIIGETSLNFMRV; encoded by the coding sequence ATGATTCGTATCATTGCTGGTTTTTTTAAAAGCCGACATCTGAAAACCGGAAAAGATCGAACAATTCGTCCAACTCAGGATAGGGTGAAAGAAACCATGTTTTCCATTCTTGGAGATATCGAAGGACAACGCGTTGTAGATCTCTTTGCCGGTACCGGAAACCTCGGGTTTGAAGCGATCTCACGTGGTGCAGTTCATTGTACTTTCGTCGAAATAAATAGACAATCCATCGAAATTATCCAGTCCAATGCGGCTGAACTTTCCGTTCTGGAACAAATTGATATTTTAGACATGGATGCTATCCGGTTTTTAAAGAGTTCGGAGGGCGCAGATATTTACTTTGCAGACCCGCCTTACCGATTTCCAAAATTGGAACAACTCTTCGATTCGTTTCTTCAACTTCCCGAGGGTACAACTGTCGTTTTAGAAGCGGAAAAAGAGTTGGCCATTCCATCCAGTATTCAATCTAAACTGACCTCGCGGCGTATCATCGGCGAGACCAGTCTCAATTTTATGAGAGTGTAA
- a CDS encoding FmdB family transcriptional regulator, with amino-acid sequence MPTYEYVCDNCGYEFENFQSMSSEPLTICPKCGKATVHRRISGGVGLIFKGSGFYITDYAKRHSETNSSAGSEPKSTTVGKSKKAGKTEPKPVANTEIKP; translated from the coding sequence ATGCCTACTTATGAATATGTTTGCGATAACTGTGGATATGAGTTTGAAAATTTTCAAAGTATGTCGTCCGAGCCATTAACCATCTGCCCAAAATGTGGAAAAGCTACCGTTCACCGTCGGATCAGCGGAGGCGTTGGATTGATTTTTAAAGGTTCGGGATTTTATATTACGGATTATGCTAAGCGACATAGTGAAACAAATTCTTCTGCTGGAAGCGAACCGAAATCGACCACAGTGGGGAAATCCAAAAAAGCCGGAAAAACGGAACCAAAGCCTGTCGCTAATACGGAAATCAAACCCTGA